A window of Oncorhynchus tshawytscha isolate Ot180627B unplaced genomic scaffold, Otsh_v2.0 Un_contig_3505_pilon_pilon, whole genome shotgun sequence contains these coding sequences:
- the LOC121845445 gene encoding 5-hydroxytryptamine receptor 3A-like, with protein sequence MVVLPVSKIWTPELHVTNGVQTTMKHSNKDLLVHSNGTIEHMVIMNTVVGCEVNLYNYPFASDFCAIALNVWAISGCGMFLDFGNVSTTSANRGDWLTEEVELNAKGGRDDRNYLWVLLKMRSENPFLSLVLPSILIILADVGSFALPLGESKRIPFKVKLVLSFIMFLNILKDLLPGGGQCSPIIRKHFCFCLVILVLSTLQSMVLTRLAKCGTLWPCSLSKSKDSLLKDTDNEDDSKFDFKASEEEKNTALQKVVKFLNKMAAQDQKNAIHHRFANKVDLICFCIYLTILIVYSFIILFSPLVLDVFLRDDPLARKMMNLREL encoded by the exons ATGGTGGTCCTGCCTGTCAGCAAAATCTGGACTCCTGAACTCCATGTGACTAATGG AGTGCAAACAACGATGAAGCACAGCAACAAGGACTTGCTGGTGCACAGCAACGGgactatagagcacatggtcatCATGAACACTGTGGTGGGCTGTGAAGTCAATCTGTACAACTACCCCTTCGCTTCAGATTTCTGTGCCATCGCCCTGAATGTGTGGGCAATTAGTG GATGTGGCATGTTCCTGGACTTTGGGAATGTGAGCACAACTAGCGCAAACCGTGGGGACTGGCTAACCGAGGAGGTGGAACTCAATGCTAAAGGAGGCAGAGATGATCGCAACTATCTATGG GTATTGCTGAAAATGCGGTCCGAAAACCCGTTTCTATCCCTGGTCCTGCCCAGTATACTAATCATCTTGGCTGATGTAGGCAGCTTCGCCCTGCCGCTGGGAGAGAGTAAGCGCATCCCCTTCAAGGTTAAACTGGTTCTCAGCTTCATCATGTTCCTCAACATCCTCAAGGACCTTCTGCCTGGAGGAGGCCAGTGCAGCCCCATCATCC GAAAGCACTTCTGTTTCTGTTTGGTCATCCTGGTGTTGAGCACGTTGCAGTCTATGGTGCTCACACGCCTGGCTAAGTGTGGCActctctggccctgcagcctCTCCAAGTCCAAAGACTCACtgcttaaagacacagacaaTGAAGACG ACTCCAAGTTTGATTTTAAAGcctcagaggaagagaagaatacAGCCCTCCAGAAGGTGGTGAAGTTTCTCAACAAAATGGCTGCACAAGACCAGAAAAATGCTATACACCATCGCTTTGCCAACAAAGTGGACTtgatctgtttctgtatctatctCACCATCCTCATTGTTTACTCATTCATCATTTTATTTTCTCCTTTGGTTCTCGAT GTCTTCCTCAGAGATGACCCTTTAGCACGTAAGATGATGAATCTAAGGGAATTGTGA
- the LOC121845446 gene encoding 5-hydroxytryptamine receptor 3A-like encodes MRSENPFLSLVLPSILIIVADVVSFSLPLGGGERISFKVTLVLSFIMFLIILNDLLPGGGQCSPIIRKHFCFCLVILVLSTLQSMVLTRLAKCGTLWPCSLSKSKDSLLKDTDNEEDLE; translated from the exons ATGCGGTCTGAAAACCCGTTTCTGTCCCTGGTCCTGCCCAGTATACTGATCATTGTGGCAGATGTGGTGAGCTTCTCCCTCCCACTGGGAGGGGGCGAGCGTATCTCATTCAAGGTTACACTGGTTCTCAGCTTCATCATGTTCCTCATCATCCTCAACGACCTACTGCCTGGAGGAGGCCAGTGCAGCCCCATCATCC GAAAGCACTTCTGTTTCTGTTTGGTCATCCTGGTGTTGAGCACGTTGCAGTCTATGGTGCTCACACGCCTGGCTAAGTGTGGCActctctggccctgcagcctCTCCAAGTCCAAAGACTCACtgcttaaagacacagacaaTGAAGAGG ATCTCGAGTAA